One Glycine max cultivar Williams 82 chromosome 3, Glycine_max_v4.0, whole genome shotgun sequence DNA window includes the following coding sequences:
- the LOC102664504 gene encoding E3 ubiquitin-protein ligase PUB23-like, with product MDEIEILAHFLCPISLQLMRDLVTVCTGITYDRENIERWLFSCKNNTCPVTKQCLLDHGLTPNHTLRRLIQSWCTLNASLGVERIPTPKSPIGKTEIVKLLTEAKGFPEKQLKCLTRLRSVAFEGQRNKTCLESVGVIEFLATTMNISAPILWGKDLVHMGVIICEYFTHLFTLF from the coding sequence ATGGACGAAATTGAAATCCTTGCCCATTTCCTCTGCCCTATTTCCCTTCAACTCATGAGGGACCTTGTCACAGTTTGCACAGGAATCACTTATGATAGAGAAAACATAGAAAGATGGTTATTTTCATGCAAGAACAACACATGCCCCGTTACTAAGCAGTGCCTATTAGACCATGGTCTCACTCCAAACCACACTCTACGCAGGCTGATCCAATCCTGGTGCACCCTCAATGCCTCACTTGGAGTTGAACGCATTCCTACTCCAAAGTCACCAATAGGCAAAACTGAGATTGTGAAACTCCTCACAGAAGCAAAAGGGTTCCCAGAGAAGCAACTCAAGTGCCTCACAAGGCTTCGATCCGTTGCCTTTGAAGGCCAAAGGAACAAAACATGTTTAGAGTCTGTTGGAGTAATAGAATTCTTGGCCACAACAATGAATATATCAGCACCAATATTGTGGGGAAAAGATTTAGTCCACATGGGCGTAATTATTTGCGAGTATTTCACCCACCTTTTCACTCTTTTCTGA